A window from Sulfurovum sp. TSL1 encodes these proteins:
- a CDS encoding molecular chaperone — protein MKQEIENRIAIYALISRLMLVEVDETFLENIEKDERLLSFFPNYRDWSKRKELSRKELIDQYYNVDFTNLFLMHLVPYESFYTRDDQMIESGGDNPVVELYNELDFRVELDAARVVSADHIGVELEFMYMLCVALQKALDAEDKDGICELLQVQRAFLKEHLLEWAPLFLINAKRESRTPLYHDGAELALEFLLSDFEYVTEKLSTYCGDKA, from the coding sequence ATGAAACAAGAGATAGAAAACCGTATCGCAATTTATGCTTTGATCTCAAGATTGATGCTTGTAGAAGTCGATGAGACATTTTTGGAGAACATTGAAAAAGATGAGAGACTTTTATCTTTTTTCCCTAACTACAGGGACTGGTCCAAACGCAAAGAACTTTCACGTAAAGAGCTCATAGACCAGTACTATAATGTGGACTTTACCAACCTCTTTTTAATGCACCTTGTACCGTATGAGAGCTTCTATACAAGAGATGATCAGATGATAGAAAGCGGTGGAGACAACCCTGTCGTTGAACTCTATAATGAGTTGGATTTTCGTGTTGAACTGGATGCTGCGAGAGTAGTCAGTGCAGACCATATAGGTGTGGAACTGGAATTCATGTATATGTTATGTGTTGCACTGCAAAAAGCTTTAGATGCCGAAGACAAAGACGGTATCTGTGAGTTGCTTCAGGTACAACGTGCATTTTTAAAAGAACACCTTTTGGAGTGGGCACCTTTGTTCCTTATCAATGCAAAACGTGAATCACGTACGCCGCTGTACCATGACGGTGCAGAGCTGGCTTTAGAGTTCCTGCTCAGTGATTTTGAATATGTGACAGAAAAATTATCGACATATTGTGGGGATAAAGCGTAG
- a CDS encoding 4Fe-4S dicluster domain-containing protein, translated as MGLHFDVGACVRATSKFSQCTKCVDICPDSISLVDNLPSFSAATGVEAAACVGICPTEAFALSDFSTTEFFFTFLESKVRLISPKFNVPCISVLSVEHLISLALASDETITIDMSSYDEDSLLFEHIEERIDEANFVLSSFSTKQLTTNHMAAKEVTRENETENEDEVVSRRSFLGNASLEGVVKHKKAFDDAVDEDELQHFEIDASVIAKIKDKKLPNKRKILFTTLKRAEVPNVFEVLPEEEVSFTSQKFVDESCTNCQICYRICPTGALSSDGKFSLIHFDSMLCVKCRLCHDVCEPEAIQLQSGFEIKEFFEPTQRTLATFNIKRCNECGNNFTYTGGEQMCPRCAVEEEEAMFLHDNAKRMRGEE; from the coding sequence ATGGGTTTACATTTTGATGTGGGTGCGTGTGTAAGAGCGACAAGTAAATTTTCTCAGTGTACCAAGTGTGTAGATATCTGTCCGGACTCTATAAGCCTTGTAGACAACCTCCCTAGTTTTAGTGCAGCCACTGGAGTGGAAGCAGCGGCATGTGTGGGTATCTGTCCTACAGAAGCTTTTGCACTTTCGGACTTTTCTACCACAGAGTTTTTCTTTACATTTTTAGAATCCAAAGTAAGGCTCATTTCGCCAAAGTTCAATGTCCCTTGTATTTCAGTGTTGAGTGTGGAACATTTGATCTCTCTGGCTCTGGCAAGTGATGAGACGATCACGATAGATATGAGTTCGTATGATGAAGATTCACTCCTTTTTGAGCATATTGAAGAGCGTATAGATGAAGCGAATTTTGTCTTATCGAGTTTTTCTACCAAACAGCTCACTACGAACCATATGGCAGCCAAAGAAGTTACACGAGAGAATGAGACAGAGAATGAAGATGAAGTGGTATCTAGACGCTCCTTTTTAGGCAATGCTTCACTTGAAGGTGTGGTAAAACACAAAAAAGCATTTGATGATGCGGTCGATGAAGATGAACTGCAACATTTTGAGATAGATGCCTCTGTGATAGCCAAGATCAAAGATAAAAAACTGCCAAATAAACGCAAAATACTTTTTACCACACTCAAACGTGCGGAAGTACCTAATGTGTTTGAAGTACTTCCGGAAGAGGAAGTGAGCTTCACTTCCCAAAAATTCGTGGATGAGAGTTGTACCAACTGTCAGATCTGTTACCGTATCTGTCCTACCGGGGCACTTTCCTCTGACGGTAAGTTCTCACTCATACATTTTGATTCCATGCTTTGTGTGAAGTGCCGTTTGTGTCATGATGTGTGTGAACCCGAAGCGATACAGTTGCAAAGCGGATTTGAGATCAAAGAGTTCTTTGAACCTACACAAAGAACCCTTGCAACGTTCAATATCAAGCGCTGTAACGAGTGTGGTAATAACTTTACCTATACTGGCGGTGAACAGATGTGCCCACGCTGTGCAGTGGAAGAGGAAGAAGCGATGTTCCTGCATGATAATGCTAAGCGTATGAGAGGGGAGGAATAG
- a CDS encoding DUF3482 domain-containing protein has translation MPSRRQIDVPHPTFAVVGHPNKGKSSIVSALALDDSVQISDTPGTTTKKRSFPLSVDGKVLYELYDTPGFQRARRVLAWLEKHDVPANKKHEVVQAFIDTHKEDERFHDEIELLEPIMDGAGIIYVVDGSQPYGEEYETEMEILRWTGQPSMALINHIDETDYSEEWKRALEHYFKMVRTFNPMRTDFQQHMSILESMAQMKEEWIAPLKASIKLFQQYQEQKLERSAARISRLVYESVSAVETLSFYTHEASEAERGKIETQYKDRLRDLEVTAQKDIEEIWNHDHLQKKEKVLTFEGMDLFSEETASVFGLTRKELLITGMTSGAVTGAGIDLLFAGHTLLLGGAIGALVGGTGAYFGFNELSEVKVLGQTMGRRYLEMGPMENRNFPYILLGRAIYHTMKVAQTSHAKRDVFDIEMDQTFKEKWLDETSRKSLEKYHKKFRSGTALESEELKAYETLIKRILKHLIDA, from the coding sequence ATGCCGAGTCGTAGACAGATCGATGTACCTCATCCTACATTTGCTGTTGTAGGGCATCCGAACAAAGGAAAAAGTTCTATTGTCTCAGCTTTGGCACTGGATGACTCTGTGCAGATATCTGACACCCCCGGAACCACCACCAAAAAACGCTCATTTCCTTTAAGCGTGGATGGAAAGGTTTTATATGAACTTTATGACACCCCTGGTTTTCAAAGAGCACGAAGGGTACTTGCATGGCTGGAAAAACATGATGTGCCCGCAAATAAGAAACATGAGGTGGTACAGGCATTTATCGATACACATAAAGAGGATGAACGTTTTCATGATGAAATAGAACTTCTTGAACCTATCATGGATGGAGCAGGTATCATTTATGTGGTAGACGGTTCTCAACCTTATGGAGAAGAGTACGAAACAGAGATGGAGATACTTCGCTGGACAGGACAGCCTTCCATGGCACTGATCAACCATATCGACGAGACGGATTACAGTGAAGAGTGGAAGCGGGCACTGGAACATTATTTTAAGATGGTACGTACCTTTAACCCTATGCGGACAGACTTCCAACAGCATATGAGCATACTCGAGAGCATGGCCCAGATGAAAGAAGAGTGGATAGCCCCTCTGAAAGCATCGATCAAACTTTTTCAACAGTATCAGGAACAGAAGCTTGAGCGTAGTGCGGCACGCATTTCCAGATTGGTGTATGAATCTGTGAGTGCTGTGGAGACACTCTCTTTTTATACCCATGAGGCCAGTGAAGCAGAGAGAGGGAAGATTGAAACACAGTATAAAGACCGGTTACGTGATTTAGAAGTTACAGCACAAAAGGATATTGAGGAGATATGGAACCATGACCACCTTCAAAAAAAAGAGAAAGTGTTGACGTTTGAAGGGATGGATCTTTTTTCAGAAGAGACAGCTTCTGTATTTGGATTGACGCGTAAAGAGCTTCTCATTACAGGAATGACCTCAGGTGCAGTCACGGGTGCAGGTATCGACCTGCTTTTCGCAGGGCATACACTTCTTTTGGGCGGAGCCATAGGGGCACTGGTAGGCGGTACAGGTGCCTATTTTGGTTTCAATGAGCTTTCAGAGGTAAAAGTGTTAGGTCAAACCATGGGTAGACGCTATTTGGAGATGGGGCCTATGGAAAATAGAAATTTTCCTTATATCTTACTGGGACGTGCCATCTATCATACGATGAAGGTCGCACAAACTTCCCATGCCAAAAGAGATGTGTTCGATATTGAAATGGATCAGACCTTTAAAGAGAAATGGCTGGATGAGACATCAAGAAAGTCTTTGGAAAAATACCATAAAAAATTTCGTTCAGGCACTGCGCTGGAGTCTGAAGAACTCAAAGCGTATGAAACGCTCATAAAGCGTATATTAAAGCATTTGATCGATGCCTGA
- a CDS encoding DUF2868 domain-containing protein, giving the protein MNIKSYINLYELLALDPATREENRAFGLTHVMLKNKPAEQLLAWVEKHQEKLRKPLLADTFSSYLYRVTFLLVMVAFAFGLLSGVALLSYHGDEPVNVIYFMAVTIVLPIFTMLLTFFAMLRARSAENVLIHLSPAFWMEKIMGFLPGRVQEQIQGLKLNPLLTNWIIIKRSQIIVLFFSLGLLLSLLGVIVTKDIAFSWSTTLHISPELFHSFLHTVAFPWREFVPSAVPSLELIEQSQYFRLGDTLDEEMIAHAPQLGEWWKFLACSTLFYAIFLRFWICILASFGLKNAIKQSLFTLYGTTQLLREINEPIITTHADKSEKVFLSEDGNYGQIVNRLDASYDGIQGWAIPHDTLLVLGERMKVIAPAHYEVGGANTLEEDTEIVFKSHGEIVLFVKAWEPPTMDFVDYLSELTGKVDKVIVVPIGTAENDYEASAKEIDVWENKLFGIGDRKVWLKRSGTDAVGREVENAES; this is encoded by the coding sequence ATGAATATAAAATCGTATATAAATCTGTATGAGCTATTGGCGTTAGATCCTGCTACTCGGGAAGAGAACCGTGCTTTTGGGTTAACCCATGTGATGTTAAAAAATAAACCTGCGGAACAACTTTTGGCATGGGTAGAGAAGCATCAAGAGAAGTTGAGAAAACCACTTTTAGCTGACACTTTTTCTTCCTATCTCTACCGCGTCACTTTTCTACTTGTCATGGTTGCATTTGCGTTCGGACTGCTCTCGGGTGTGGCTTTACTCTCTTACCATGGAGATGAACCGGTCAATGTCATTTATTTTATGGCTGTGACTATTGTTCTCCCTATTTTTACGATGTTGCTTACATTTTTTGCGATGCTTAGGGCCAGGAGTGCTGAGAACGTTCTGATACATCTTTCACCGGCTTTCTGGATGGAAAAGATCATGGGGTTTTTACCTGGTAGGGTACAAGAGCAGATACAAGGTTTGAAGTTAAACCCTCTACTTACAAACTGGATCATCATTAAACGTTCACAGATCATCGTGTTGTTCTTCTCTCTTGGATTGCTCTTGTCACTTTTGGGCGTGATCGTGACGAAAGATATCGCTTTTTCCTGGAGTACAACCCTGCATATTTCGCCTGAACTGTTTCATAGTTTTTTACATACTGTTGCATTTCCATGGAGGGAGTTCGTTCCCTCTGCCGTGCCATCACTTGAACTGATAGAGCAGAGTCAATATTTCAGATTGGGTGATACGCTGGATGAAGAGATGATCGCACATGCACCGCAGCTTGGAGAGTGGTGGAAGTTTTTGGCTTGTTCTACCCTGTTTTATGCCATTTTCTTACGCTTTTGGATATGCATCCTTGCTTCTTTCGGATTGAAAAATGCGATCAAGCAATCGCTTTTTACGTTATATGGAACGACACAACTGCTTAGAGAGATCAATGAACCTATCATCACTACTCATGCAGATAAAAGTGAAAAGGTATTTCTATCTGAAGATGGCAATTATGGTCAGATCGTCAATAGATTGGATGCCTCTTATGATGGGATACAAGGCTGGGCTATACCGCATGATACGCTTTTGGTGCTGGGTGAACGTATGAAGGTCATCGCACCTGCACACTATGAAGTGGGGGGTGCCAACACACTTGAAGAAGATACGGAGATCGTATTTAAAAGTCATGGGGAAATAGTGTTGTTCGTGAAAGCGTGGGAACCTCCGACGATGGATTTCGTAGATTATCTCAGTGAATTGACCGGCAAAGTAGATAAAGTGATAGTAGTACCCATAGGTACGGCAGAAAATGACTATGAAGCATCTGCTAAAGAGATAGACGTATGGGAAAATAAACTCTTTGGGATTGGTGATAGAAAAGTATGGTTAAAAAGATCTGGCACTGATGCAGTGGGGAGGGAGGTAGAGAATGCCGAGTCGTAG
- a CDS encoding malic enzyme-like NAD(P)-binding protein, translating to MSEIKKEEVLAYHKQGKIGIDLTKPCDTQHELSLAYTPGVAIPCLEIAKNENLSFEYTNRSNLIAVISDGSAVLGLGNIGPLASKPVMEGKSVLFKKFANVDAFDIELDVHSVDEIVTTCKAISPTFGGINLEDIKAPECFEIEKKLQETLDIPVFHDDQHGTAIITTAGLMNVLELTGKKVDEIKIVVNGAGAAGISCAKMYKSLGVKHIVMCDSKGVLSTDRSDLNAYKAPFAIDTDAKTLDDAIENADMFLGLSVAGALSKEMVAKMAPEPIIFALANPVPEILPSEVKEVRDDAIIGTGRSDYPNQINNVLGFPFIFRGALDVHAKKITEGMKMAAAKALAALAKEPVPDYVKAAYENDTIAYGKEHIIPLPFNKEVLVWVASAVAKAAFEEGVSRVAHYDHETYKEQLGCIIYGCPENK from the coding sequence ATGTCTGAAATCAAAAAAGAAGAAGTACTCGCATATCATAAGCAGGGGAAGATAGGTATAGACCTTACGAAACCCTGTGACACGCAACATGAACTTTCACTTGCCTACACCCCCGGTGTGGCGATCCCCTGTCTTGAAATTGCCAAAAATGAAAATCTCTCTTTTGAATACACCAATCGCTCTAATCTGATTGCAGTCATCTCTGATGGTTCGGCAGTACTAGGTCTGGGGAACATCGGTCCTCTTGCATCCAAACCTGTCATGGAAGGGAAATCCGTACTCTTTAAAAAGTTTGCAAATGTAGATGCTTTTGATATAGAACTGGATGTACACAGTGTAGATGAGATCGTCACTACATGTAAAGCGATCTCTCCTACTTTCGGGGGAATCAACCTTGAAGACATTAAAGCACCTGAATGTTTTGAGATAGAAAAAAAGTTACAGGAAACACTTGATATCCCTGTGTTTCATGATGATCAGCATGGAACGGCTATCATTACGACGGCGGGATTGATGAATGTACTTGAATTGACAGGTAAAAAAGTGGATGAGATCAAAATCGTAGTGAACGGTGCAGGTGCTGCGGGTATCTCCTGTGCAAAAATGTATAAAAGCTTGGGTGTTAAACATATTGTTATGTGTGACAGCAAAGGGGTACTTAGCACGGATAGATCAGATCTCAATGCCTATAAAGCACCTTTTGCTATAGATACAGATGCCAAGACACTGGATGATGCGATAGAGAATGCCGACATGTTCTTAGGTTTGAGTGTTGCCGGTGCATTGAGCAAGGAGATGGTAGCCAAAATGGCACCTGAACCTATTATCTTTGCTTTAGCCAATCCTGTACCTGAAATTTTACCGTCCGAGGTGAAAGAAGTACGTGATGATGCGATCATTGGCACAGGACGTTCTGATTATCCCAACCAGATCAACAATGTATTGGGTTTCCCTTTTATCTTCAGAGGCGCATTGGATGTGCATGCAAAGAAGATCACAGAAGGGATGAAAATGGCAGCAGCCAAAGCTCTGGCAGCTTTAGCCAAAGAGCCTGTGCCTGACTATGTAAAGGCCGCCTATGAGAATGATACGATAGCGTATGGAAAAGAGCATATCATTCCTTTGCCTTTTAACAAGGAAGTCCTGGTCTGGGTCGCTTCAGCTGTAGCAAAAGCCGCCTTTGAAGAGGGTGTCTCACGGGTAGCGCATTATGATCATGAGACCTATAAAGAGCAATTGGGATGTATTATTTATGGTTGTCCTGAGAACAAGTGA